The Streptomyces collinus DNA segment GTGGGGCTCGGGGCCGTCACCTTCCGGAAGTTCCCGACGTAGCTGCCGTTCGCCGTGGCAGCGCCGGTGTCGGTCATCATCTTGTTGAAGGTCCACGCCGCGTCCTCGGCGGTGGCCTGCTCGCCGTCCGACCACTTGGAGTTGTCGCGGATCGTGTACGTCCACGTCAGCTTGTCCGGCGACGGCTCCCACTTGGTGGCCAGGCCCGGGATCGCGTGGTTGTCCTTGGGGTCGTAGTTGGTCAGGTACTCGTACATGAGCCGGTGGATGCTCGTGCTGAGCAGCCGGACCGCGAGGAACGGGCTGAGCGAGTCCACGCTCTGCGCCACCGCGACGGTCAGCACCTTCTTGCCGTCGTCGGCCGCCCGCGCCTGCTGGGGAGCCGGGTCGAGCGGGGTCGCGAGACCGGCGGTGAGGGTGAGCGCGGCGGCCCCGGCCAGGGCGACGAGCCGGAGGCCGTGCGGGAGGCTGCGTTTCTGATCGTTCGTGCCCATGGTCGGACCTCGCGTCATCGCTCGGACGGGAAGGACGGGTTGATCAGCTGTCAGATACGTGATGTGTGTGTACCAGCGGCCGTCTCCACCCGTCAACGGCGTGTTCACCCCTTGTGGCCTGCGGAAATAACGAATTGGCGAGCTTTTCCCACTCATTGGTCGAGACCACTGACGCGCTCCTGGCCAGGGCCTGGCAACGGAATTCGCCCCTGAACGCGCCAAGGCCCGCGCCGAGTCGGAACGGCGCGGGCCGGGCGGGGATCGGCCCCGCGAAAGGAGCCGATCGGGTGAGGTGATTACTGCGTCGGGGGCGGGGGCGGCGGGGTCTGCCCGTCGGGCTGGGCCGGGTGGCCGGGCTGACCCGGCTGGGGGTAGCCGTAGCCGGGCTGCGGGGGAGCGGCCGGGGGCTGCCCCGGCTGCGGGTACGGCTGGCCGGGGTGGGCCGCCGGTTGCCCGGGCTGCTGACCCGGCTGGCCCGGCTGCCCGGGCTGCGGGTAGGGCGGCTGCTCCGCGGCCTGCGGGTACGGCTGCGGCTGTCCAGGCTGGGCGTAGGGCTGTCCGGGCTGGGCATACGGCTGTCCGGGCTGCGGGTACGGCTGACCGGGCTGCGGCTGCTGTGGCTGCTGTGGGTACGGGCCCGGCTGACCGGGAGCCGGCTGCTGCTGCCCGGGGTACGGGGGCTGGCCCGGCTGGGCGTAGGGCTGGCCCGGCACGGCCTGGCCCGGCACGGCCTGGCCCGGCAGCGGCGGGGCCGCGACCGGCGGCGGGTTGCCGTCGGAGGTCCACAGGCCGTGCGCCTGCTGGTGGCGGATGAAGTCCTCGGCGACCATCGCCGTGAGGTTGAAGTACGCCTCCCGCACCTTCGGCCGCATCATGTCGAGGTCGACCTCGGCACCGGCGGCCAGATGCTCGTCGAAGGGCACGACGACAACGCCCCGGCAACGGGTCTCGAAGTGCGTCACGATGTCCTCGACCTTGATCATCTTGCCGGTCTCGCGGACCCCGGAGATGACGGTGATGGACCGTGAGACGAGGTCGGCGTACCCGTGCGCGGACAGCCAGTCCAGCGTCGTGCTCGCACTGCTCGCCCCGTCCACGGACGGCGTCGAGATGATGATGAGCTGGTCGGCGAGGTCCAGCACACCGCGCATGGCGCTGTACAGCAGACCGGTACCGGAGTCGGTGAGGATCACGGGGTACTGCTTGCCCAGCACGTCGATCGCGCGCCGGTAGTCCTCGTCGTTGAAGGTCGTGGACACGGCCGGGTCGACGTCGTTGGCGATGATCTCCAGACCGGAGGGCGCCTGGGACGTGAACCGCCTGATGTCCATGTACGAGTTGAGGTACGGGATCGCCTGGACGAGGTCACGGATGGTCGCCCCGGTCTCCCGCCGCACGCGGCGCCCGAGGGTGCCGGCATCCGGGTTGGCGTCGATCGCGAGGATCTTGTCCTGCCGCTCGGTGGCGAGCGTGGAGCCCAGCGCGGTGGTCGTGGTCGTCTTGCCGACACCGCCCTTGAGGCTGATCACGGCGATCCGGTAGCAGGACAGCACGGGCGTGCGGATCAGGTCGAGCTTGCGCTGTCGCTCGGCCTCCTCCTTCTTCCCGCCGATCTTGAACCGGCCGCCGCCGGCTGCCGGACGGCTGCTCTTCGCCTTCTGCTTCTTGCTGTTGAGCAGCCGGTCGGACGACAGCTCCACGGCGGCGGTGTAACCGAGCGGCGCCGCCCCGGGGTTGGTCGGCTGCCGCTGGTCGTGCTGCATGGGCTGCGGCCAGGCGGCACCGGTACGGGGGTCCACGGGCTGCTGCGGCGGCTGCTGCCCGGGGTGAGGCTGCCCCGACGGGTCGGGCTGCCCGGCGTGCGGAGGCTGGGCCGCGGGCTGCGGCTGGGCCTGCGGGGGTACGCCGGGCTGGGCCTGGGCCTGGGGCTGCGGCTGCTGCACCGGAGGCTGGGGGAAGCCGTACCCGCCCTGGGCGTCGGGGACGCCGGGCTGCGGGAAGCCGTAACCGTCCCGGGGGGTGGGCGCGGCCGGGGCGGGTGCGCCCGGCTGGGGGAAGCCGTAGCCGTCCTGCGGGCTCGGTGCGGGGGTGGGCGGAGCGGCGGGCTGCTGGGCGGCCGGGGTGGGGGCGCCCGGGTGCGGGAAGCCGTAGCCGCCTTGCGCGTTGGGCGCGGCCGGGGCGGGGGCGCCCTGTTGGGGGAAGCCGTAGCCGCTCTGCGGGTTCGGCGTGTGGGGGCTGTTTGGCTGCGGGGCCGGGGGCTGTGCGGCCGGGGTGGGGGCACCGGGGTGCGGGAAGCCGTAGCCGCCTTGCGCGTTGGGCGCGGACGGGGCAGGGGCGCCCGGGTGCGGGAAGCCGTAGCCCCCGGGCTGCGGTACGGGCTGGGCGGGCGGCTGGTTGGGCGGCGTCGGTGCGGGCTGCTGGTTCCACGCGGCAGGCGCGGGCTGCGGCGCCTGAGGCTGGAACGGCGGCTGCTGTGCCGGAACGTAGGGCTGCGGTGGCACCGGAGGCTGACCCTGGGCGGCCGTCGGCTGCGGCTGAGCGGGCGGGTTCAAGTCCGAGGGCTGCGCCGGGGGCTGCTGCGTAGGCGGGGCGGGCCACTCGCTCGCCGGGGCCGGAGCGGCCGGCTGGTACGACGGCGGCAGTGGCGGCACGCCCTGCGGGGGCGGGGGAGCGGAGTCGGACGGTGTGCTCTGCTGGGCATCGGGCGAGGCCGGTACGGCGTCCTCGTCCTGCGCGGGCGCGCCGTCGGCGGGGGGCGCGTCGGTGGGCTCGGCAGCAGTCGCCACCGAGTCCTCGCGCTCCAGCTCGGCCCCGGCCGGCGCCGCGTCCGCAGGCTCGTCGGAGTCGGGCAGCGCGTCCTCGGGGTGCGCGTCGTCGGGCTCTGCGTGTGCGGGCTGTGCCTGCTCGTCCTCGGCCTCCGCGCCGTCGGCCTCGGCGTCTTCGGGCCCGGCGTCCTGGGCCTCGCTGTCGTCGGACTCGTTGCCCTCAGGTGCTGCAACCTGCGGCTGAAGGCCTGCGGGTGCGGGTGTCACGTCCTCGGCTTCCGGCCGGGTGCCCTCCGGCTCGGCCTCCTCGACGGGCAGCACGTCGGTGAAGGCGTCCGCGTCCAGCGCGTACTCCGAAACCGCAGCGGAGTCGTCGCCCTCCATGCCGGAATCTTCGTCGTCCGGGGCATCGGCACGGGCAGCGCCACCGGCCGCGTCGGCGTCCTCCGCCTCGGTGACTTCGGATGCTTCGGGTGCGTCGGGCGCCTCGGGCGCGGAAGCCGCATCCGCAGCGGCACGCTCCTCGATCTCACGCTTCAGCGCGACGGCGGAGAAACGCATGGTGGCGCCGCTCTCCAGATCGCCGTTCTCCGGCTCCGCGGCATCGACGGGAGCCGCCGCGGCCTCGGGAGCGGCCGGAGCTTCCTGAGCGGCAGGCGGAGTCTCCGGAGCGGCAGGCGGAGCAGCCGGCGCGTCGGGAGCGGCCGGTGCCTCCGGCGGAGCCGGCGGCGTCCACGGCGACTGATACCCGGCGACGGGGATGTTCGGCACAGCCGTAGGAGAGGCCGCGCCACCCGCGGGCGCCTCGCTCTGCCCCTGCGGCCGGCCCTCAGGCTGCGAGCCCTGCGGCTCGAACCCGCTTCCCATGGGAAGCCTGGGCACGGCCGAGGGACCCCCCGAAGAAGGCGCGGGCGGCGCCGGCGGCGTGAAGTGCGTACCCGGCGCGGGCGCGGGAGGCGTGAACGGAGCGCCCGGAGCGGGCGGAGGCGCGGGAGGGGTGAAGGGCGCCCCGGGCGCCGGAGCCGGTGCGGAGGCCTGCCCCGGCAGGGACGTAGGAAGGGACGAAGGCCCACCGGAAGGGTTGGCGTGCGGCGGCGGAGTCAGCCCGGGCAGCGGCGGCACCGGCCCCTTCGGCCGCCCGGAGACTCCGGGCGTCCCAGCGGCCCCCGGAGCTCCGGAACCCCCGCGCGCACCGGAAGCCACGTTGGCCCCGGAACCCCCGGGCACACCGGAAGACCCCGGCCCGGAACCGGGCGCCCCCGAAGCACTGGAGTCCTCGGACGCCCCCGCCCCCTGCCCCGAGTTCGCGTTGCCCGAGGCGTTCTGCGTGTACCAGGCGGGCGGCGCGTAGTCGATGGTGAACTCGCCCGTCATCTCCGCTGCGGACTCCGCGTCGGGCTGGTCATCGCCGGGTGTCGCCCAGCCCCCGCGGATCCCGTCCCGATCGCTGCTCACAGTGTTCCTCCTGGTGTGGTCGAGCACCCTCATGCCGTGCTGGGGCGACCCTTGCTTGTCGTCCGACGTCGTGCGAAGTCGTTTGAGGCGTATCGAGGTCGTCCGAGGTCGTCCGCTCCACAGGCTCCCCCGCCTTCCCGCTGGGACGCCGACGCCTACTCCACGGGTCTGACGTCGAGCCCTGTACCAGCCTAATCACCACACGCCCCGACCCGGCAGGGCCCGTCTGCCCCTCCACAGCAACGCTGGACCTCGAAAAGCAGGCAAAACAGACGTAATTGCTGGCGCAACAGTTGACAAACCGGGTGCTACGAACGGTTTCGCTGTCCGGTCCGTCAGTCCATCCGACGTGGCGTACCCAACAGCCCGGTCTCCGCGTCCGTGGGCTGTGTCATCACATACTGCCGATCGCGGTCGGTACACCACAGGGTGAGGCCGTCGGAAAGCCCCGGCAGGGAGTCCATTTCGGCCCGGGTGAGCGCCATCGTGCGGCCCAGTTCCGTGGCCTCGTCGGGCGACACCCTTTGAATCCCGACCAGTCGCGCCTGCCGCACGAGCCGCGGTGCGACCGGGCTGACGTACGGCAACAAGGTCAGAACCGACTGCCAAGGCCCGGAGGCCACGCGACCGCGAGGTGGCCGCATCCCGCAGTCCCGCACCACCAGCACCGGCGTACCGGCCGAGGCGCCCAGCGGCGGCACCCGCCCGACGTCGTACACGGCCATCCCGTTCTGACCGCCCCCCATGGCGTGCACCATCGGCATCCAGGCCTGCGCCCGCGCCGTCTCCACGGCGACCCGCGTCCCCGTCGCCGCCGCCCTGAGCGCGATGACCTGTACGGTCCACAGCCCGCCGATGAGCACGACGTCGTACGGAAGCGGCCGATTGAGCCCGAGTACCGCGGGCCGGCTCTCCGCGTCCACGCCGATGACGACGCCGTCGTCGGCCACGGGAAGGGCGAGGGTGTCCAGTTGGTCGACGGTCACGGAGTGCCGCGGGTGTCTCGGACCGATCAACCCGAATCCGTGGCGCAGTAGTTCACGCGCCCGCTCGGGGACAGAGGTCTGCGGCTCGCCCCGTCCGATGGCCGCCGCCCGTCCTGCGCGCGGGGTCCTCGACGTCACCGGGCACCTCCGAGGGGCAGAGTGGCGAGCATGCCGGGGACCTGTTCCCGGTCGAGCCGGGCGAGCCCCATGCCCGTGTGCCGGGCCGCAGCCTGCACCGCGCGCCGGGCGGCGACGAGTTCGTCGTCGCTGCGTCCGGTCACCCGCAGGTGCCCGCAGACCGACACCTCTTTACGTTCCCCCTGCCTGAGCGTGAGGCTGAAGGTGGTGGCGAGGGTGGGGACGGCCGTGACCA contains these protein-coding regions:
- a CDS encoding MinD/ParA family ATP-binding protein, yielding MRFSAVALKREIEERAAADAASAPEAPDAPEASEVTEAEDADAAGGAARADAPDDEDSGMEGDDSAAVSEYALDADAFTDVLPVEEAEPEGTRPEAEDVTPAPAGLQPQVAAPEGNESDDSEAQDAGPEDAEADGAEAEDEQAQPAHAEPDDAHPEDALPDSDEPADAAPAGAELEREDSVATAAEPTDAPPADGAPAQDEDAVPASPDAQQSTPSDSAPPPPQGVPPLPPSYQPAAPAPASEWPAPPTQQPPAQPSDLNPPAQPQPTAAQGQPPVPPQPYVPAQQPPFQPQAPQPAPAAWNQQPAPTPPNQPPAQPVPQPGGYGFPHPGAPAPSAPNAQGGYGFPHPGAPTPAAQPPAPQPNSPHTPNPQSGYGFPQQGAPAPAAPNAQGGYGFPHPGAPTPAAQQPAAPPTPAPSPQDGYGFPQPGAPAPAAPTPRDGYGFPQPGVPDAQGGYGFPQPPVQQPQPQAQAQPGVPPQAQPQPAAQPPHAGQPDPSGQPHPGQQPPQQPVDPRTGAAWPQPMQHDQRQPTNPGAAPLGYTAAVELSSDRLLNSKKQKAKSSRPAAGGGRFKIGGKKEEAERQRKLDLIRTPVLSCYRIAVISLKGGVGKTTTTTALGSTLATERQDKILAIDANPDAGTLGRRVRRETGATIRDLVQAIPYLNSYMDIRRFTSQAPSGLEIIANDVDPAVSTTFNDEDYRRAIDVLGKQYPVILTDSGTGLLYSAMRGVLDLADQLIIISTPSVDGASSASTTLDWLSAHGYADLVSRSITVISGVRETGKMIKVEDIVTHFETRCRGVVVVPFDEHLAAGAEVDLDMMRPKVREAYFNLTAMVAEDFIRHQQAHGLWTSDGNPPPVAAPPLPGQAVPGQAVPGQPYAQPGQPPYPGQQQPAPGQPGPYPQQPQQPQPGQPYPQPGQPYAQPGQPYAQPGQPQPYPQAAEQPPYPQPGQPGQPGQQPGQPAAHPGQPYPQPGQPPAAPPQPGYGYPQPGQPGHPAQPDGQTPPPPPPTQ